In bacterium 336/3, the following proteins share a genomic window:
- a CDS encoding thioesterase has translation MTDIDQHFRKLERMYLLSAPINKDVYSGIKLSVSNERGELLLKIEPKFFHAANSLHGSVYFKMLDDAAFFAVNSIVEDVFVYTVSFNIQILRPATEGIIKSIGELKFKSNNLFIADSNLYDENNKLIGRGTGNFMKSRIELNEEIGYK, from the coding sequence ATGACTGACATTGACCAGCATTTTAGAAAGCTTGAAAGAATGTATTTACTTTCTGCACCTATAAATAAAGATGTTTATAGTGGTATTAAATTGAGTGTTTCAAATGAGCGAGGAGAGTTATTGCTTAAAATTGAACCGAAATTTTTTCATGCAGCTAATTCACTTCATGGCTCTGTTTACTTTAAAATGTTGGATGATGCTGCTTTTTTTGCTGTTAATTCTATAGTTGAAGATGTATTTGTTTACACAGTTTCTTTCAATATTCAGATATTGAGGCCTGCGACAGAGGGCATCATTAAATCAATTGGAGAATTGAAATTTAAATCCAACAATTTATTTATTGCTGACTCAAACCTATATGATGAAAACAATAAACTAATTGGTCGAGGGACTGGCAATTTCATGAAAAGCCGGATTGAATTGAATGAAGAAATAGGTTATAAGTAA
- a CDS encoding peptidase S41, whose product MFKFFKSQIWAFLASFWLSFNAFAQDSPLWMRYPAISPDGQTVVFSYKGDLYRVGATGGLAVPLTLHESHDFMPVWSKDGKQIAFASDRYGNFDVFVMPAMGGEAKRLTFHSSSDFPTDFSTDNKNIIFQSARQQKAENMQFPRTEQLYSVAVSGGQAQMLLDLNAESARYNTDGSKIVYQDWKGYEDKWRKHHTSSVTRDIWVYDTQNQSYNKISNFEGEDRNPIFASGGNQEVFFLSEKSGIFNIWKTSITPNSQAKQVTNFEKHPVRFLSQANNGTLCFTWNGEVYTLKEGAQPQKLNIQIATDSRLNTEKIVSITGGATEFTTSPNGKEIAFIFRGEVFVSSVDGSVTKRITNTPEQERSLSFSPDGRSLVYAGERNNNWNIYQTSITRKEEPYFYASTVLKEDAIIATDAEEFQPIFSPDGKEVAYLEERVTLRVYNLASKAIRTVLPSQYNYSYSDGDQYFTWSPDSKYLLSSFIPKGGQIFMNEIALIHADGKSDPINLTQSGYSDNSPKWAMSGKMMMWFSDRDGMKNHGSWGGETDVYAMFFDKQAFDKFKLSKEELALLKEREDKDKKDKKEPESTETGKKDKKNKQTETPSKENNALVLDLEDLENRKVKLTIHSSRLSDAVLSKDGEKLFYLARFEKDNDLWVTDLRTKETKLLAKNAGTDMEISQDGKHLFILSNGNIAKIDVESGKKEPINIRGEMNLNYVAEKSYIFDHAWRQVVKKFYVKDLHKVDWNFYYKEYKRFIPHINNNHDFSEMLSELLGELNASHTGCRYSPQTTSTDATASLGIFPDHSYKSNGVKIAEIISRSPLDNAQSKIKAGMIIEKIDGEAITSEKDCSILLNRKANQLILLSVFDPKSNNRFEESMKPISRGEESELLYKRWVARQAKEVEKISGGKIGYVHVRGMNDPSYRTVVDDVLGKHIAKEGLVVDTRFNGGGWLHDDLATFLSGKKYMEMVPREQKMGVEPMRKWSKPSVVLMSESNYSDAHLFPVTYKSYEIGKTVGMPVPGTGTAVWWETQIDPTLVFGIPQVGMTDMQGKYMENTQLEPDVKVPNEPAQLLKGKDQQLERAIQELLRKSENGLK is encoded by the coding sequence ATGTTTAAATTTTTCAAATCCCAAATTTGGGCTTTTTTAGCAAGTTTTTGGCTAAGTTTCAATGCTTTTGCTCAAGACTCTCCTCTTTGGATGCGTTATCCTGCTATTTCGCCTGATGGACAAACCGTTGTTTTCAGTTATAAAGGTGATTTATACAGAGTTGGTGCTACTGGAGGGCTTGCCGTTCCTCTTACCCTTCACGAATCTCACGATTTTATGCCTGTATGGAGCAAAGATGGAAAACAAATTGCTTTTGCATCAGACAGATATGGCAATTTTGATGTATTTGTAATGCCTGCAATGGGTGGAGAAGCCAAACGCTTGACATTTCACTCATCAAGTGATTTTCCAACAGATTTTAGTACAGACAATAAAAACATCATTTTTCAAAGTGCTCGGCAACAAAAAGCCGAGAATATGCAGTTCCCAAGAACAGAACAACTATATAGTGTTGCTGTTTCAGGTGGACAAGCCCAAATGCTTCTAGATTTGAATGCAGAAAGTGCAAGATACAATACTGATGGCTCTAAAATTGTTTATCAAGACTGGAAAGGTTATGAAGATAAATGGAGAAAACACCATACTTCTTCAGTAACAAGGGACATCTGGGTGTATGACACACAAAATCAGTCTTATAATAAAATTTCTAATTTTGAAGGTGAAGACAGAAACCCTATTTTTGCCTCAGGAGGCAATCAGGAAGTATTCTTTTTAAGTGAAAAATCTGGTATATTCAATATCTGGAAAACAAGTATTACCCCAAATTCTCAAGCCAAACAAGTCACGAATTTTGAAAAACATCCTGTTCGCTTTCTTTCACAAGCTAATAATGGAACACTTTGTTTTACTTGGAACGGAGAGGTTTACACCTTAAAAGAAGGGGCTCAACCTCAAAAACTCAATATTCAGATTGCTACTGATAGCCGTTTGAACACTGAAAAAATTGTATCGATTACAGGTGGAGCAACTGAGTTTACGACCTCTCCTAATGGCAAAGAAATCGCTTTTATTTTTCGTGGAGAAGTTTTTGTAAGTTCTGTTGATGGCAGTGTTACCAAACGTATTACCAATACTCCTGAGCAAGAACGTAGTTTGAGTTTCAGCCCTGATGGAAGAAGCCTTGTATATGCAGGTGAACGCAATAACAATTGGAATATCTACCAAACAAGCATCACACGCAAAGAAGAACCTTATTTTTATGCTTCTACAGTACTCAAAGAGGATGCCATTATTGCCACAGATGCTGAAGAGTTTCAACCTATTTTCTCCCCTGATGGTAAAGAAGTAGCCTATTTAGAAGAAAGAGTAACACTAAGAGTTTATAATTTAGCAAGCAAAGCCATTCGTACTGTTTTACCAAGTCAGTATAATTATTCGTATTCAGATGGCGATCAGTATTTTACATGGTCACCTGATAGCAAATACTTGCTTTCAAGTTTTATACCTAAAGGTGGGCAAATTTTTATGAATGAAATAGCTCTGATACATGCTGATGGAAAAAGTGACCCTATCAACTTAACCCAAAGTGGATATAGCGATAATAGTCCAAAATGGGCAATGTCAGGTAAAATGATGATGTGGTTTTCAGATAGAGATGGCATGAAAAATCATGGTTCGTGGGGTGGTGAAACAGATGTTTATGCTATGTTTTTTGATAAACAAGCATTTGATAAATTTAAACTAAGCAAAGAAGAATTAGCTCTGCTCAAAGAAAGAGAAGACAAAGATAAAAAAGACAAAAAAGAGCCTGAAAGTACAGAAACAGGTAAAAAAGACAAGAAAAACAAACAAACAGAAACACCTTCTAAAGAAAATAATGCTTTAGTTCTTGATTTGGAAGATTTAGAAAATAGAAAAGTAAAACTTACTATACATTCCTCTCGCCTTTCAGATGCTGTACTTTCTAAAGATGGTGAAAAACTATTTTATTTAGCTCGTTTTGAAAAAGATAACGATTTGTGGGTAACAGATTTACGTACCAAAGAAACAAAACTACTTGCTAAAAATGCAGGAACTGATATGGAAATCAGTCAGGACGGAAAACACCTCTTTATTCTTTCTAATGGAAATATTGCTAAAATTGATGTAGAAAGTGGTAAAAAAGAGCCTATCAACATCAGAGGCGAAATGAATTTGAATTATGTAGCGGAGAAATCATACATTTTTGATCATGCTTGGAGGCAAGTTGTTAAGAAATTTTATGTAAAAGATTTACATAAAGTAGATTGGAATTTTTACTACAAAGAATACAAACGTTTTATTCCTCATATCAATAACAACCACGATTTTTCTGAAATGCTTTCAGAGCTTTTGGGAGAGTTAAATGCTTCACATACTGGATGCAGATATTCTCCACAAACAACTAGTACAGATGCAACTGCCTCTTTGGGTATTTTCCCTGACCACTCTTATAAAAGCAATGGTGTTAAAATTGCTGAAATCATTTCCCGTAGCCCACTTGATAATGCTCAATCTAAGATTAAAGCAGGCATGATTATCGAAAAGATTGATGGTGAAGCTATTACTTCTGAAAAAGATTGCAGTATTCTACTCAACAGAAAAGCAAATCAGTTGATTTTACTTTCTGTTTTTGATCCCAAAAGCAACAATCGTTTTGAGGAATCCATGAAACCTATTTCAAGAGGTGAAGAAAGCGAACTACTCTACAAACGCTGGGTGGCTCGTCAGGCCAAAGAAGTGGAGAAAATTTCTGGTGGTAAAATTGGTTATGTACATGTACGTGGTATGAACGACCCCAGCTATAGAACAGTTGTAGATGATGTTTTGGGCAAACATATTGCCAAAGAAGGCTTGGTGGTAGATACTCGCTTCAATGGTGGTGGATGGTTACATGATGATTTAGCCACCTTTTTAAGTGGAAAAAAATATATGGAAATGGTACCACGTGAGCAAAAAATGGGTGTAGAGCCTATGCGTAAATGGTCAAAACCTTCAGTAGTTCTGATGAGCGAAAGTAACTATTCTGATGCTCATCTATTTCCAGTTACTTACAAATCGTATGAAATCGGAAAAACTGTTGGAATGCCTGTACCAGGAACAGGAACAGCCGTTTGGTGGGAAACACAAATAGATCCGACCCTTGTATTTGGCATTCCACAAGTAGGTATGACAGATATGCAAGGAAAATATATGGAAAACACACAATTAGAACCAGATGTAAAAGTACCTAATGAGCCAGCTCAATTACTTAAAGGTAAAGACCAACAATTGGAGAGAGCCATTCAGGAATTACTCAGAAAAAGCGAAAATGGTTTAAAATAA
- a CDS encoding homoserine O-acetyltransferase codes for MFHYKQPFTLENKQVLSELEVAYHTFGTLNAEKSNVIWVIHALTANSDVSDWWSGLFGKGNILDPERYFIVCANNLGSCYGSTHALSVNSDTKSPYFHDFPLITIRDIANSLELLRKHLDLPRIHLLLGGSLGGQIAMEWAIMQNSIFENLVLLATNAFHSPWGIAFNEAQRMAIEADYSWKYSHIQAGMLGLKAARAIALISYRNQFTYNQTQKEEDFDKTDDFKASSYQQYQGEKLMRRFNAFAYWTLSKAMDSHQVARNRETIEIALGAIKAKTTVIGISSDILFPVDEQKFLAKHIPNAIYHEIDSFYGHDGFLLEFEAISKVIQKHLS; via the coding sequence ATTTTTCATTATAAACAACCTTTTACTTTAGAAAATAAACAAGTATTATCCGAATTAGAAGTTGCCTATCATACTTTTGGTACACTGAATGCCGAAAAAAGCAATGTCATTTGGGTTATTCATGCTCTTACAGCCAATTCTGACGTTTCGGATTGGTGGTCTGGTTTGTTTGGCAAAGGCAATATTTTAGACCCTGAACGTTATTTCATTGTTTGTGCGAATAATCTGGGTTCTTGTTATGGTTCTACACATGCTTTATCTGTCAACTCAGATACAAAAAGTCCCTATTTTCACGATTTCCCTCTTATTACCATTAGAGATATAGCAAATTCCTTAGAGCTACTTCGTAAACACCTTGATTTGCCCAGAATTCATTTGCTTTTGGGTGGCTCATTGGGTGGTCAAATTGCTATGGAATGGGCTATTATGCAAAATTCTATATTTGAGAATCTTGTTTTACTAGCTACCAATGCCTTTCATTCGCCTTGGGGAATTGCCTTCAACGAGGCTCAAAGAATGGCAATTGAAGCTGATTATTCTTGGAAATACAGCCATATCCAAGCTGGGATGCTTGGTCTAAAAGCAGCAAGAGCCATTGCCCTGATTTCTTATCGTAATCAGTTTACGTATAACCAAACGCAAAAAGAAGAAGATTTTGATAAAACAGATGACTTCAAAGCATCTTCTTATCAGCAATATCAAGGTGAAAAACTCATGAGGCGTTTCAATGCTTTTGCCTATTGGACACTCTCAAAGGCTATGGATAGCCATCAAGTAGCCAGAAACAGAGAAACTATTGAAATTGCTTTGGGGGCTATCAAAGCTAAAACAACTGTTATAGGCATCAGCTCTGATATTTTATTCCCTGTTGATGAACAGAAGTTTCTAGCCAAACATATCCCCAATGCAATTTATCACGAAATAGACTCTTTCTATGGTCATGATGGCTTTTTATTAGAATTTGAAGCCATTTCTAAGGTTATTCAAAAACATTTATCTTAA
- a CDS encoding DNA repair protein RadA (Sms; stabilizes the strand-invasion intermediate during the DNA repair; involved in recombination of donor DNA and plays an important role in DNA damage repair after exposure to mutagenic agents) translates to MAKAKSTYFCQSCGYQSPKWLGKCPSCSQWNTFVEELVQKEEPTKGSWKVSSSTKITAKPRKIDEINFEEQPRLVTPDKELNRVLGGGIVAGSLVLIGGEPGIGKSTLMLQIALSLHGLKVLYVSGEESEQQIKMRAERLEQKGSECYLLTETSTQNIFKQIENLEPDIVVIDSIQTLHSSFIESSAGSISQVRECTAELMKFAKETGTPVFLIGHITKEGTLAGPKVLEHMVDTVLQFEGDRHLVYRILRTTKNRFGSTSELGIYEMVGTGLREVSNPSEILISQREESLSGVSIGATLEGNRPLLIEVQSLVSPSNYGTPQRSSTGFDAKRLNMLLAVLEKRGGFRLGTQDVFLNIAGGLRVEDPAIDLAVCCSIASSHEDIPTNPKICFAAEIGLGGEIRAVTKIENRITEAEKLGFQTIYISKYNLKGLNLSNYKIQVKAFSKLDEVFREIF, encoded by the coding sequence ATGGCAAAAGCAAAAAGCACTTATTTCTGTCAGAGTTGTGGTTACCAATCACCAAAATGGCTTGGTAAATGCCCTTCTTGTAGTCAGTGGAATACATTTGTAGAAGAATTAGTTCAGAAAGAGGAACCTACCAAAGGCAGTTGGAAAGTATCTTCTTCTACCAAAATAACAGCCAAACCACGAAAAATTGATGAAATCAATTTTGAAGAACAGCCTCGTTTAGTTACTCCAGACAAAGAATTGAACAGAGTACTTGGTGGGGGCATTGTGGCAGGTTCGTTGGTGCTGATTGGTGGTGAGCCAGGAATTGGAAAATCTACACTGATGCTTCAAATTGCTTTGAGTTTGCATGGCTTAAAGGTATTATATGTATCTGGAGAGGAAAGCGAACAGCAAATCAAGATGAGGGCAGAGAGATTAGAACAAAAAGGTTCTGAGTGTTATCTGCTCACAGAAACCTCTACACAAAATATATTCAAACAGATAGAAAATTTAGAGCCTGACATTGTAGTCATTGACTCTATTCAGACACTTCATTCTTCGTTTATCGAATCTTCAGCAGGGAGTATCTCACAAGTACGAGAGTGTACAGCCGAACTCATGAAATTTGCTAAAGAAACAGGTACACCTGTATTCTTAATTGGGCATATTACTAAAGAAGGAACGCTTGCTGGACCAAAAGTGCTTGAACACATGGTAGATACTGTTCTGCAATTTGAAGGTGATAGGCATTTGGTTTACAGGATTTTACGTACTACAAAAAATCGCTTTGGCTCTACCTCCGAACTTGGGATTTATGAAATGGTAGGAACAGGGTTGAGAGAAGTTAGCAACCCTTCAGAAATACTGATTTCACAACGTGAGGAAAGTTTGAGTGGTGTGAGTATTGGGGCAACTTTAGAAGGGAATAGACCGTTACTCATTGAAGTACAGTCACTTGTAAGTCCATCAAACTATGGAACGCCCCAACGCAGTAGCACAGGTTTTGATGCCAAACGTTTGAATATGCTTTTGGCTGTTTTAGAAAAAAGGGGAGGTTTTAGACTGGGTACGCAAGATGTATTTTTGAATATTGCAGGAGGTTTGAGAGTCGAAGACCCTGCCATAGACTTGGCTGTATGTTGTTCTATTGCTTCCTCCCATGAGGATATTCCCACAAATCCTAAAATATGCTTTGCAGCCGAAATAGGGCTTGGAGGAGAAATAAGAGCCGTTACCAAAATAGAAAACAGAATTACTGAAGCTGAAAAACTGGGTTTTCAGACCATTTATATTTCAAAATATAATCTAAAAGGCTTGAATCTATCCAATTATAAAATACAAGTAAAGGCA